The Epinephelus fuscoguttatus linkage group LG19, E.fuscoguttatus.final_Chr_v1 genome contains the following window.
TTTGGCCCAGGCTTTGAGCCTGGTTTGGGTCCTGGTTTTCGTTTCACGTGAGTCTCAACTTTCGGTGGCAGCTCTAGTTCATTTGGCACAGGTTTTGGTCCTGGTTTTGGTCCTGGTTTAGATCCAGGTTTTGGCCCGGGCTTTGGTCCAGGCTTTAGGCCAGGTTTAGGTCCTGGTTTTGGACCTGACTTTGCTCCAGGTTTTGGGCCTGGTTTTGGTCCAGGTTTTGGCCCTGGTTTGAGACCAGGCTTTGAACCTGGTTTTGGGCCTGGTTTTCTCTTCACATGAGGCTCAACTTTGGGTGGCAAGTCTGGTGCATTAAATGAGCGAGTGCACATTCTCGAACGAAAACCATCAGTTAGCATTTTGGGAGTCTGGCTTACAATGGATTCCTGATGAGCTAGTTCCATTTGATCCGAGAATAGCACAGTTTTGCTCGGAGGCATGCAGGGTTTCTGTGTAGGCGAGGGggctccttcctcttccttttccccctccctctccaaGCTTAGCTGTCGCCTGATTCCCACACCTGAATGCATGATTCTTCTTCTGCCCCTGGCATGCTTACGCCCAAATGCCCTTGGCTGAGCAGATGGGGCCACAGGTTCTGGCTTGGCCAAGGGGGTCACAGCACTGGCACAGCTGATGCCCGGCTCCATGTCCTCATCACCTTTTTTGGGGGACGGTGGAGTGTCTGCCCAGGAGGGGGCTGAGGGAAGTATCGACTTCCCTGGCAACTGAGGAGAGTCTGGCTCCAGCACTTTAGCATCACTGTGATCAATATGATCCCTGGACTGAGCTGGAGGTGTTGTCTTGTCATTGAGAGCTGAGAACACTGGCATAGCAGACTGAGGCTGAGGAGCAGTGTCACCGATGGCTGACTCCCTTGCGGaagcatctgctgctgctgttgctgctgctgcatttggATGAGCAGGCGCCCCTGCAGGCTCATTGTCAGTATGTAGCTCAGTACTCTGACTCTCTGTCCTGCTGCAGAGATCTCCTGGAGGCTTCTCTGGCCCATCTCTGTTATTCATGTGCTCCTCAGTCGATGTCACgttctccccctcctccagtTCCTCCTGAACCTCTGCAGACAGAGGAGGGGAAAGAgcatgttgttgttgctgtttctgtaTTTCTTTCTCTACCTCTTCATCTGCCTCCTCCTGTCcgtccccctcctcctccccctcctcttcgTCCTCCTCGTCTCTGCTCTCCCTCTTGTCTGAGTTGCTCTCGTCCAAGGTCTCAACTTGGGGGggtggagaggtgttctctgaGCTGTCCTCCTTCTCTGTTGAATATTGATCCTGTTCAAGGTCACCCCTAGAAATGAAAGGCAATGTTTTCACTGAGCTCTCAGATGCAGTTGGAGACTCAGATTTAAATGCCTCTGATTTCATCTCTTGGCCAAAGTGTTCCTTGTGGCTAGAGTCAGAGAGAGCTGCGGGGGACTGTTCAACTGAGTCTCTTGCATCGGGATCATATTTGCTCTGGACCTCTTGGTACACTGCCTCCTTATAGCAATAGCTTTTTTCTGTCACctctttgtttactttgctATAGAGAGCTGGGCATTTCTCTTCATCTGACCATTTCTCCAGATTTTCTGTAGATTTAGCTGTGTCTGAATCTCTCTCAAGGTCAGGAGTTTTATCTGTGGGCACCTCTTCTTTCTCAGCTGATTTCTCTGTCCAGGCTGATTCTTCAAAGTTCTCTTTCACAGGTTCATTTATATGTTGTATATCTGAAGGGGAGTCCCTTTCTTGTTTCATAGGACTAGGGATTGTGATGCTTGTAGGAGACCTCTCATCACCAATGCTCTTCACTGGAGTACTCATGCCATCTCCTCCCTGCCCTGACTGACATCTAGTAGGGTCAGGGGTAAGGTTGTGCAGACCTGAGTCCCCAGATCTTGTGGACATATCATCTGGAGATGTCATGGAGCATGAGGAGGCTGTGTCCAGGCTGAGTTGTGTGTTATTGGGGGCCTGTGCTGGACTTCTGCCCTGGCCACAATAGTAGTATCCCCTTTCTAGTTGTTCATCACTACTGCTGGAGTAACCTCCTTCGTGGAGTTCCATGGGCATTGGCTGGTGCTGTGGTGTAGAGTAAGGATCTTGCATGGGGCCTCCACCaacactaccaccaccaccatctggATATGGAGGACTTTTGTACTCCTCACCCTTTTTGGTCGATGCTCCACTTCCTGCACTGCTGTTGCTCCCTCCACTGCTGCGCTTACCGCCTTTCTTGTTGGCCACCAGGgcctctgacagcagcagctgctggacATTATTAGAGATGTTCTCTACCTGAGAGGTGAGGGCATTCAGGCTCCACAAGCTGGGGTTTGACAACAGCTTCTCTGAGAAACGCTCTTTCATGGTGGGGACCTGCGGTGTGGTAGTGTAGCTGTGTGGTGCTGCATGGGACACATTGGGTGAGGGGTGTGAGCGTGGGGGCATCAACATTGTGTTGGTACTGGCTTGCTCCTGCATACCAgctgaagaggatgaagaggaggaggctgccccAGGGGTCATGGGTGGTTGACCATACTGGAATGACTCTGGATTAGTCATTAGTGGTGACGGGGTGGAGCTGTATGAGGGGGAGCGTCCTACAGAGCGTGCAGGGGAATGGCTTGAGGAGGGGCTACAAGTCTGATAATACTGTTCTGGTGATCTGACGGACAGCTCTGAGAGACAGTAATTTTGTTGGGGTTGGCTGTAGTGTTGATATTTAGGGTGGGGCTCCTGGGGGTTGGTCATAGCCTGTAAAGGCGGCTGCTGCTCATAACCTCTGGAGGGAGGCTGCTGGTAGCCGTAACTGTTCTGGGTTGACCTGTAACCTCCCTGCTTCAGATTGCTGTGGCTGCTCATTTGTCTGCCATACTGGGAATTGGGGGGTATGTTGTAACCTTTATAACAGTGGGGCATAGGGCTGCACTTTTCCATGTACGGTGAAGGAGAGGGTGAGTGCTGGGGGTAGTGCAGGTGACTCTGGGGGTACAtgagaggggagggggcaggGTTGGGAGGATGGGCTTGGTGGTGGGGGCTGTTATAGGCAGGGGTTGAGGGCTGGTGGCACTGGGTCTGGGAGTGGCCCAGCATGTTCTGGTCCATGTACTGGGAAGAGCCAGGTGCAGGGGTACTTCCAGCCTCCATACGCCCCACCATCTCCTGGTCATACTGTGCTAACTGGGCTGAGTCCTCCCATTTCTGCTGGAGGTGGCCCTCGCTCATATACTGGGCTGAGTAACTGCCAGGGCCCATGTGGTTACTATAGGCCCCAGGACCCTGTAGGTGCTGACCAGGGTTTGGTGGGGGCACTTTGCTTCCTCTGTAGGATTTCTTTGCCTGCGAGGATGCCGTGCCCCCATTTCCACTCCCATTCCCTCCACCATTGCCTGGGTAACCAGGATAGGCTTGCTGGCTGTAACAGTCCTTGGGTCCTCCAGTTCCTGGTCCTCCAGCGGGAGGCATGCTTGTGGGGTTCGCCAGTGAATGAGCCTCATAGCCTGACCTGGTGTGCCCTGGGCCTGGGCCTGGATGTGGGCCGGGGCCTGGGTGTGGGTGCTGGGGATGGGGATGATGCGGGTGTTGCCGGTAGGTCTCCAGGCGGGATAATTCATGGGGCTCCTGCTGGTAGCAGGGTTGGTTGCTGTGGTAACCACCGCTGCGCTCACGGAAGGACTGCATAACTGTCTCCGTCTGTAGCCAGAGCTGGGAGGGGGAGGTGAGGTGAGACGGGAAAGGGGGAAGGGGGGTTAGGGGGTTCTGAAGGCAGGAAGAGAGGGGgcgagagaaaagagagaaaaatgatGAGGGTTAGTGCTGCTGAACCCGAGGTTCATCCATTCTGCATCTTCTCCTTTCATTTTCAATGTCTAATTCTATTTTAACATACACTTGCAGTCAAAGCAAAACTGAACCACTGAAGATGATATTTTTCACACCCAgccacacattcaaacacagactTAGGTGTGCACATCCCATGTTGATTCAAATTATGTAGATTTATCACCCACAAACTCTAATATATTTAATTCATAGGCATAATTAGattttacaacaataataagTACTTTAGATCGCTCGCAGCACTTTTCTTTCTCATCCACATTTGAAGAaactgtgcatatgtgtgtgtttgcgttcatgtgtcttgtgtgtgtgtgcgtataaAATGGCCCCTCCATGGTGCAGGCTCCAGGATCTGTTTCAGCCTCTCAAGATGGAGGGGCAGACAAGTGATGCAGTCTCTGGTGCAGTGATTGACATGTCTGtgagagaaaggagaaagacagagtggTGTGTGGGAACTTAATTACCTGTCTGAAGCAAATAAATAATCATAGCAGTTgcgcacctgtgtgtgtgtgtgtgtgtgtgtgtgtgtgtgttaatatgtaGGAGTGTGTGATTGAAACCAGGCAAATGATCACACACATTAGGCAATAAGAAATATGATGACATCTGAGGAGCATCCATGTTGGGTCGTACTTGCACTTGTTCCGAGTCTCCGCTGAACTCACTCACAGAGCCACTGTGGCTATTTAGCTTTCCAGTTGACTTTGTATGatgcattatttattattattgtttggaTCAAATATGATCCCCCAGACTTAGCCCCACTATTTTTCTAACCACTTTAagatattaaaatgtattacctaaacaaacaatgtaaagcgatattttgtggtttgtcTTTGATGCGGCGTTTCATAAAAGGTTCAACTGAGCCCTGTTTTTTCTTCTCGGTGTCTTTTCCTGCACAGATGCAAACTCCAATTTCCTCCAAGGGGAAGTGGGAagtgttgcagtgtgtgtgtttgcgtgcatGCTCTCAGTACACCAGTAGGGGTGTCatagagtgtgtttgtgtctttggtgTGTTTGTTCCAGGGTGTGAGTGCACGTGGCAATGTTTGTCTGTAATCTTTTTCTTGcctatgcatgtgtgtgtgtgtgtgtgtgtgtgtgtgtgtgtttatgaattcagacaaaaaagaaaggaagagaggaggggtgGAGAGTGCTCTGCTCTATAAAAGGAACAGAGTCACCTGGAGACAGAGCactgagcttgtgtgtgtgtttgcgtgtgtgtgtgtgtgtgtcagccggTTCCAGCACAATATCCCGGCATTCAACCTGCCCCAGGGACAGTGGTGCATCCCACCAGACGCACAGTAGCATTATTCATCTCtgaaacacagtgtgtgtgtgtgtgtgtgtgtttatgtgtgtgtaagtgtgtgtgaggaggcaaagcaGTGTGTGATTATTGCGTGCATTCATTCTTGCGTGTGCATGCCTGTGACTGTGTGTAGCTCTGTTGGTGTTTATGCATGCAAGTCCACAGCTTTTGGCAGCCccataaatatacacacacacacacacacacacacacacacacacacacaggcaaacacacacacacacctatagaTTCCCCTGGAGATTCTCTGTCCTCCCTCCTACCTTCCTATCTCCCCTGCCTGCAGCCTACTAGTGCTTCACCCGCggtgatgtgtatgtgtgtgtgaggatacTTGTTTACACAATGACCTAAATAAGATGCTTATAGGGGACAAGGGGTGGGATTCTGCCAGGCCAAGCTTGCCGAGCACAGCAGAGAGGATGGACTGAGGCGCACACCGCTTTTGGGATCCAGTGTTATGATGCcacgtgtctgtctgtgtgtttgtgtgtgtctctgacaCATCCGCACTTCTTCACAATAGCCTATTATGAAGAATAATTAATTGGATTTTTCCCTGTTTGTGCGTCTCTCgctaaaaacaaagcaaacaagcCAAAGAAACCCTCTCCCCAATCAATTTACTTCACTCCTCCTTCTGTCCTTTCcctcaatcacacacacacacacacacacacacgcacacgcacacgcacacacacacacacacacacacgtgaatgGCGTCTACATTCCGATCACgtctcctctccacctccacGCTGCACCTCCTCCTTCCACTTCTCATCTTCCACAGAGAGCCCTGGCATTGTGGAGCCAGCCGACTGCTGTATTTGTGAATGCACCACGTCATGTCGCGCTGCTCCTTGCCTCAGTAGGggtcagagaggagagaggacaatGGATACATGCTGAGATGGCCAAATCCTCTCTGTTGATCTGTctatctgtcagtctgtctgtctgtttattaGGTAGCATTGATTTTGCTGCTGCTTGAGCACAGAGGAGGCATGAGGAAGAAGCAAACACACATACCGTTCACCGCCTGCcctgtgcacatgcacacacaggaagaCCCCCacaatcagtgttgtgttcTCATATGTGTGTTTATTCTATTCTTTCCCCTCttattctgtctctttctttctttctttctttctttctgactGCCTGCTTCGGTCTCTCAACACAATGTTATCTGTGCCGAGAGGGTACCTTTCTCTCAtctccacattttttttaacctcctctctctttcttctccacTCTTTCAGATCTCTCCCTCTGGCCCCTGCGCTGTGACTGGAGAGGAGAATGGCAATGGGAGGGGAAAGACAACAAGGCGTTGGGGGTCTTACGGGAGGAGACGGAGAGAAAGAGTCATTTGGGGCTGGGGGAGAGATTGAGTTGTGGGGGGATGCAAGATAGGAGTGATAGCATGATAAGTTTGAAGAGGAGGATGGGGGGGGgtgcagaggacagaggaggataGATGATTTACTGAGTGGGCTTTACAACCTGGGCTCCTGGGAAATATGAGCTGCAGCAGtcgccccacacacacacacacacacacacacacacacacacacactttacacacaCGCAGAGATGCATGCAAAATGGTAGATTGTGCACAAGCCTACAGTGCGGTGGGGTCCATAATTAGCCAAATGCTTCACCCCTACAGACAAACAGGAGCTGCTAGACATGTGATTGATTATGCCGGGCTCTGCCCACTTCAAATCTCATCAAGGCAGCTGCCTTCATAACCAGCTCCCTTGTTATTGTGGAtgtgtcttaaagggatagttcggattttttgaagtgggattgTATGGGGGACAGTTTGGagagcaggctggagtccaactCGGAAGCTAAgcgatgtactgctgtggatgggggttggaaacaaaacatattttagccacttaaaaaaaaatccatatcagttTAGGTGTACAGTATACTGCGAGTATACCTTTCTCTTTAacttttttaggtggccaaaatctgtcttttttgttATCACCTCcatagcagtacattgcttagcttccacgTCAGACTCCAGCATGCTTCGCCAAATTGGGGTTGTGCCGATTGACATCTACTTTATGTAATAtactgactatagataagtCCCTCGTACAACACCACTGCagaaaatctgaactatccctttaaagtgacacatgtgtttgaatgtttgtgtgtctttttccaTGTGTATTTTCTAGGGAAAAAGTACCCAGGAGGACCTTTAAATATCTCCAGCATTGTaatgtgtctgtctgtaaataaaatat
Protein-coding sequences here:
- the LOC125880117 gene encoding retinoic acid-induced protein 1 isoform X1, giving the protein MQSFRERSGGYHSNQPCYQQEPHELSRLETYRQHPHHPHPQHPHPGPGPHPGPGPGHTRSGYEAHSLANPTSMPPAGGPGTGGPKDCYSQQAYPGYPGNGGGNGSGNGGTASSQAKKSYRGSKVPPPNPGQHLQGPGAYSNHMGPGSYSAQYMSEGHLQQKWEDSAQLAQYDQEMVGRMEAGSTPAPGSSQYMDQNMLGHSQTQCHQPSTPAYNSPHHQAHPPNPAPSPLMYPQSHLHYPQHSPSPSPYMEKCSPMPHCYKGYNIPPNSQYGRQMSSHSNLKQGGYRSTQNSYGYQQPPSRGYEQQPPLQAMTNPQEPHPKYQHYSQPQQNYCLSELSVRSPEQYYQTCSPSSSHSPARSVGRSPSYSSTPSPLMTNPESFQYGQPPMTPGAASSSSSSSAGMQEQASTNTMLMPPRSHPSPNVSHAAPHSYTTTPQVPTMKERFSEKLLSNPSLWSLNALTSQVENISNNVQQLLLSEALVANKKGGKRSSGGSNSSAGSGASTKKGEEYKSPPYPDGGGGSVGGGPMQDPYSTPQHQPMPMELHEGGYSSSSDEQLERGYYYCGQGRSPAQAPNNTQLSLDTASSCSMTSPDDMSTRSGDSGLHNLTPDPTRCQSGQGGDGMSTPVKSIGDERSPTSITIPSPMKQERDSPSDIQHINEPVKENFEESAWTEKSAEKEEVPTDKTPDLERDSDTAKSTENLEKWSDEEKCPALYSKVNKEVTEKSYCYKEAVYQEVQSKYDPDARDSVEQSPAALSDSSHKEHFGQEMKSEAFKSESPTASESSVKTLPFISRGDLEQDQYSTEKEDSSENTSPPPQVETLDESNSDKRESRDEEDEEEGEEEGDGQEEADEEVEKEIQKQQQQHALSPPLSAEVQEELEEGENVTSTEEHMNNRDGPEKPPGDLCSRTESQSTELHTDNEPAGAPAHPNAAAATAAADASARESAIGDTAPQPQSAMPVFSALNDKTTPPAQSRDHIDHSDAKVLEPDSPQLPGKSILPSAPSWADTPPSPKKGDEDMEPGISCASAVTPLAKPEPVAPSAQPRAFGRKHARGRRRIMHSGVGIRRQLSLEREGEKEEEGAPSPTQKPCMPPSKTVLFSDQMELAHQESIVSQTPKMLTDGFRSRMCTRSFNAPDLPPKVEPHVKRKPGPKPGSKPGLKPGPKPGPKPGPKPGAKSGPKPGPKPGLKPGPKPGPKPGSKPGPKPGPKPVPNELELPPKVETHVKRKPGPKPGSKPGPKPGPKPGSKPGLKPGPKPALKPGPKPGPKPGPKPADVPPPEDTAPIKASVGRPKGSVSKAKLVQQEETIQPLTGLQSRSRKSPKATISQVNQDVKPANQEEKQPNQEVKVPEKESKNMVLRSRKSSQEKLSKEKEKITVEDILPEALTEIKASDDPPKEEEPVTVEQTPTPIPNAVKNTDVPADPPAPPAPPVPTEQSEEKTSLPLKRKPSPEISTTPVKKKRGPKPKPKALPPQPPQLEQVVSTPKEKAVRGPKRKRGAPKKASVVTPPPKDTPPNISETDVTSDVPVVPPQCPTKTKVLPPRKGRGQKYEAMVQKITSPSSKKHLPVLQIDSNLTDDVTAKALPQHVLKEGEPSLLINSTEMAEGEVKSVESRQDGEKQQEGAVRKKEMTQEREKNEVSQEASAPEETRQGMEEEVVNKKETRQANIKPGTQQDVGADKVWSPTEAPVEAPGEGIQQASDGVSSAATKSARTKRKRWAMVESTDASVVALEAGSLIVTTPRLAKQRAIKNNHEMHLKQRRKKRKGQAPLEETETVEETNIETAEQQEKRAEEKVTPTESTVPLPISPDEITEAPQVTSTELIQKPRRGRKPSAHPTKRKRGKASSEQIPGKPMKVHKKPGPKPGMKDAMEVIEAVVRAAGCERAEQEEREKEEMERREKEKQEKPETCIVGPVVTVSEKQTEIISVKRIRRKPVHQNSKLSFCPYVRINNSRDFSSWCAIVNKPEDAVIFQRRRKKGILRMRNPFTVAKVVPHTVAMLQGPLVNRVLTDRCLACCLCGKPANYRDLGDLCGPYYTEDGVPRKILTVPQTESLREESQKTNDNKSSSSEEPSNSSKNEGEGSTEKEGNTEASTQEGSSSRHHHCRYRRAERTERIGQEGGPRRLTLRERFKRMKQLQAISSGASSDQEGGDSMFQRLQWEAEAKEHWAHENCAIWTKGVIMVAGRLYGLREAANNSAQTNCYKCQIVGASLSCCWRGCSHKYHYVCAKEIGCTFHEDDFSIKCPKHEDL
- the LOC125880117 gene encoding retinoic acid-induced protein 1 isoform X2, producing the protein MQSFRERSGGYHSNQPCYQQEPHELSRLETYRQHPHHPHPQHPHPGPGPHPGPGPGHTRSGYEAHSLANPTSMPPAGGPGTGGPKDCYSQQAYPGYPGNGGGNGSGNGGTASSQAKKSYRGSKVPPPNPGQHLQGPGAYSNHMGPGSYSAQYMSEGHLQQKWEDSAQLAQYDQEMVGRMEAGSTPAPGSSQYMDQNMLGHSQTQCHQPSTPAYNSPHHQAHPPNPAPSPLMYPQSHLHYPQHSPSPSPYMEKCSPMPHCYKGYNIPPNSQYGRQMSSHSNLKQGGYRSTQNSYGYQQPPSRGYEQQPPLQAMTNPQEPHPKYQHYSQPQQNYCLSELSVRSPEQYYQTCSPSSSHSPARSVGRSPSYSSTPSPLMTNPESFQYGQPPMTPGAASSSSSSSAGMQEQASTNTMLMPPRSHPSPNVSHAAPHSYTTTPQVPTMKERFSEKLLSNPSLWSLNALTSQVENISNNVQQLLLSEALVANKKGGKRSSGGSNSSAGSGASTKKGEEYKSPPYPDGGGGSVGGGPMQDPYSTPQHQPMPMELHEGGYSSSSDEQLERGYYYCGQGRSPAQAPNNTQLSLDTASSCSMTSPDDMSTRSGDSGLHNLTPDPTRCQSGQGGDGMSTPVKSIGDERSPTSITIPSPMKQERDSPSDIQHINEPVKENFEESAWTEKSAEKEEVPTDKTPDLERDSDTAKSTENLEKWSDEEKCPALYSKVNKEVTEKSYCYKEAVYQEVQSKYDPDARDSVEQSPAALSDSSHKEHFGQEMKSEAFKSESPTASESSVKTLPFISRGDLEQDQYSTEKEDSSENTSPPPQVETLDESNSDKRESRDEEDEEEGEEEGDGQEEADEEVEKEIQKQQQQHALSPPLSAEVQEELEEGENVTSTEEHMNNRDGPEKPPGDLCSRTESQSTELHTDNEPAGAPAHPNAAAATAAADASARESAIGDTAPQPQSAMPVFSALNDKTTPPAQSRDHIDHSDAKVLEPDSPQLPGKSILPSAPSWADTPPSPKKGDEDMEPGISCASAVTPLAKPEPVAPSAQPRAFGRKHARGRRRIMHSGVGIRRQLSLEREGEKEEEGAPSPTQKPCMPPSKTVLFSDQMELAHQESIVSQTPKMLTDGFRSRMCTRSFNAPDLPPKVEPHVKRKPGPKPGSKPGLKPGPKPGPKPGPKPGAKSGPKPGPKPGLKPGPKPGPKPGSKPGPKPGPKPVPNELELPPKVETHVKRKPGPKPGSKPGPKPGPKPGSKPGLKPGPKPALKPGPKPGPKPGPKPADVPPPEDTAPIKASVGRPKGSVSKAKLVQQEETIQPLTGLQSRSRKSPKATISQVNQDVKPANQEEKQPNQEVKVPEKESKNMVLRSRKSSQEKLSKEKEKITVEDILPEALTEIKASDDPPKEEEPVTVEQTPTPIPNAVKNTDVPADPPAPPAPPVPTEQSEEKTSLPLKRKPSPEISTTPVKKKRGPKPKPKALPPQPPQLEQVVSTPKEKAVRGPKRKRGAPKKASVVTPPPKDTPPNISETDVTSDVPVVPPQCPTKTKVLPPRKGRGQKYEAMVQKITSPSSKKHLPVLQIDSNLTDDVTAKALPQHVLKEGEPSLLINSTEMAEGEVKSVESRQDGEKQQEGAVRKKEMTQEREKNEVSQEASAPEETRQGMEEEVVNKKETRQANIKPGTQQDVGADKVWSPTEAPVEAPGEGIQQASDGVSSAATKSARTKRKRWAMVESTDASVVALEAGSLIVTTPRLAKQRAIKNNHEMHLKQRRKKRKGQAPLEETETVEETNIETAEQQEKRAEEKVTPTESTVPLPISPDEITEAPQVTSTELIQKPRRGRKPSAHPTKRKRGKASSEQIPGKPMKVHKKPGPKPGMKDAMEVIEAVVRAAGCERAEQEEREKEEMERREKEKQEKPETCIVGPVVTVSEKQTEIISVKRIRRKPVHQNSKLSFCPYVRINNSRDFSSWCAIVNKPEDAVIFQRRRKKGILRMRNPFTVAKVVPHTVAMLQGPLVNRVLTDRCLACCLCGKPANYRDLGDLCGPYYTEDGVPRKILTVPQTESLREESQKTNDNKSSSSEEPSNSSKNEGEGSTEKEGNTEASTQEGSSSRHHHCRYRRAERTERIGQEGGPRRLTLRERFKRMKQLQAISSGASSDQEGGDSMFQRLQWEAEAKEHWAHENCAIWTKGVIMVAGRLYGLREAANNSAQTAAHSTRMTSPSNVLNTRTCKIFQFITSTTNTTSQPGKHHL